The genomic stretch TCacggacctccatatatctcaaagtaccgccatacaaattttcaaacttcaattcgctcagacgcacagtcagcagctcaaacagtcaacagacgaccagtttgaccgaaaagtcaacagacagtcaaaaatgaaactttttgtcaacatccatattttgtcaaaagattcatcatttgatcattggttgatcataattcatcaaggaaaaataaaaaatcaacaaaaccctaagtttcaaaattagggttttctcctaaaaatcaactgaactttgactgaccataactctctcctcattcattcaaaaaattccaaccaaagcttgttttgaaggaaattcaattatctttcaaatgcaattggtcccatggtcattagattcaccatttgaaaaatatgagctcagacattacaggtcattttcaaagtcaacaaaaagtggttttttgtcaaaggccataacatcaagataacttctccaaatgaaaaaaagtttccaaagtggcttgtagaggacatcttgaggtttctaaaaagtacaagaactccttcatatgataaaaattgagggatttatgccttgttgaagttggctattttttgggaaaatgcatgaaaccaacattgatcaaaaatgtttttttttccaaaaggggccaagttttcatgatccaaacatgattctaatgttgctaagggcctcccacgaccaacctaaggcccataaaattttatttctttttttggtttaattttatttcatttaaaattaaattgaaaaagaaatggtgaaggataatgttatgtagctttgttcttaagcatgagtcaccaagaatcattcaaagctctgcagcatgaaggtacagcaggcctagggcaagagagtgaagaaaaatcaagccatggttgcttgaattcaaagctatatattattaaaaaagtcaaaaattcaaaggcacttaatgcttgttagcttaagatttaaGTCCCTTCATGTCTTATAAATGGAGTAGAACATTTCAGTAGCAaaagagacacgaattcagagcctATCATATACTTGTATCATGCTTGTATGAACTTGAAATTTTCCaagaaaattaaaattcgaattttgagttCAAGCAAGTTTCAATctaaactaaacattcaaacatcatccctgaacatcattgaacATATTCATATCAATTGCAAGCCTCAgagcctcacaaatcgagctatATAAGCCACGGTTTGTCAAGAACTAAATCAAGTTCTAACACATACTTACatgttattttaattgaatttaacctTGTATTTGTACTAATGATGAAGTATGGATGCTTTCTGGGTGGTTTAATTAAAGTTTAAGTGCAAAACGAAgtagataccattttagggttttcaagTTTTAAAAGAGGGGTCTTCGTTTTAAGCAAAATTCCAGAAAAATAAGGGTTCTAATGAGTTCGTGAGGtccatacgaactcaaccatGGTTTCATAATGAATTTTTTATGCTTGTATGGAGCTTTGATAGGTTGCAGGTTTGTAGCGACGGACAAAAACTGTAGGTAAAACCTTTACCTAAAGTTACAGACCTAAGGCGACGGGCTGGAGGTTGAAGGTGACTGCATGGCGCCATTTGATTGGCCAGTTTGAAAAATGCGCGTTTTGTTTTATCCCCAGATCTGGTGCTTCGCTGACTAGGCTATTTCCATGTGCCACGCATCTATGACCATCAGATCATTCTGATTCTCTCATCTAACGCTCCTTGTCTTGCAGGTTCACCATAGACCCTAAGGGTTTGTCACactgaatcatataaattagtattttcttaattaagttgtttttttcttgcataattgattaaaaataccttcaaaaatccaaaaataattttaatttcacttttaggtttataaaataatctattaatttttgacataaaaatattttatttttcttaataattaaaatattttgtctaattaattagtatatatttatatatttgctttttaattatttcaaccaatcaaaaaattcaaaaaaaaattgttctttttattaaattaggtttatatattatagactaattttgtacatatttagaatatttttctctttaagttttaattatttgtataattatttgcataattatatgttaatttaacttaatgattttcaaaacaacttcaaaaaatcaaaaaaaaaaaatagtttttattttaaaattaattaacaagcaatatgaacatattttagacttaattttttaggtttaaattttatttctaatgcatagcattttaattaaattaattttgcattaattctaattaaaatcaatcatacaaaaaatccaaaaatatttcttttatcttattgcaatttaaattcctagataagtgtataggttgtcaaattcatgtaaatagcgtagtttacatttctcgcacaatcgatgtaatagcgtagatttactttccgcattttacattcccgcattttaattccagtacatataaaactgcatgtatgtcaaagataaaaaccgaagcgttagatcactaacttcaaagataaaaatatctgaaccagaacacaatcacacttgcacctcttagggtaatccctctgttactcttttcaaaatccaaattctactgtttcaaatacaaatctaaacttttgtttacatccggtaaaaggagaattttctaaaagaaataggaaaggaccttgtaaacttagggtagatctcctaattgcttgctcaaatcaaaacaaacaaatgtctcatatatcattgtttttcaaaataaaactttcaaaaaagacaatacttggtatatatccaaacaaggatcattacgaagttaaagctcttttttcaaaacatctttcgaaagataaaacactttgtatacatccgcacaaggatcattacaaagccaatttacaaaggtattttaaaaccacatacaagcatttcaaggcaagacaaatgattcaaaacaagtgagctaagcatttaagagcccatggataaccatggatacaaaggggtgctaataccttccctttgtataacctacccccttacccaaaatctcttaaaggtctttttctgtttcttttataaacctttccttaattggataaaataaaagtcggtggcgactctctgattttcaaaactcaaaaacaaaagaagagtcagttcgtatctctcacgagaTAGAAAAAAACGAGTGCATGACAGTTACATATCATGAAGGTTTCCTAAATCGAAGCTAAAATGTGAATGGGTTATCTTCGAAACCTGAGTGTTGAAAAGACTTAGGATATTTTGATATGTTTTTACAAAAGACACGTTGATGCGCGTCGAAGAGTGTTCGAGCGcgaagatttgaaattcaaagGGTTTCGTTTGAATCAAAGAGGACATGTGGAGCCCTAGGAATTCGAAGTGCATGCAAGctagcaacgtggcatttcgttagagtaggaccgttagggttgaattaatataaataagggtcttagtggtaggatccaggggtgttcattttgtacaaattactcacaaatcactcaagtaccaagtgttagagaaagagttttcgctgagaaatgtacgtgtaacaccattaCCTGTTCAATATTTGTCTTTCTTTTATAAGAACAAAGTCATTTAAATTCCTTTATTTTCTTGTCGAACCATTTACATTTACCGTCtaatttctttatatttcttgtcgAGTCATTTATGTTTATCGTTTAGTCATTTCGATTTACTCTTTGCAATTTCTTTCGTTGCATTGTATTTAGTTTTACTTTATAACCAGTCATAGATTAGGATTATTTCGTTAAAAGTCTAAAAACTATGAAAATATGAATCATATCATCATAAAGGATAACTtttagacacatgtcctaggatcaatctagtcgatcctgcgagtaaccaaagtatattcatagtttggaggactagcggttgtttaccgaaaatcacggtaaacaaattggcacacccggtgggactgTGTCAAAAGTTGTCATTTAAGTGTTTTTTGGTTTGTCTTATAGGTTTAGAGTATATTaaaaccttgtatgaaccttaggagtggTAAATCTAAAAATAATTCACAACCAATTCCTAAAcgtaaatacaaaaataaaacggTTAATTCAGGTTAATTCAACCAGCGAACGGGGAGcacaagatcccccacaagggtcaggcaCAGTTGCTGCAAGTGCAACGAATGTCTTGACTTCTGCGCCAGAATCACAGGCGATACCTACATGATAGGGTCTGCGGCCGTAAATAGTTCTATGGCCATGCCCGAATCTGCGTCGATGACAATATCCACAGGAAAAATACCAATATTTAGTTCGACCACGACACCTCCCTTTACGAGTACAACAGAAATCCCGTCGTTTTCGACAAATTTTACAGGTAAGGTGCCACCATTCACCCCCTGACCAACAGGATTTGAAGGTTATCGACCTTGGAGGGAGCATCCTTATGGAATGTCATCATCTTATATGATAGGTTTTCAAGGTGGCGCACCTACGTACACACAACCCGTTACGGCGACTTTTTCGCCAAATGCAGGTTCGGTTGGACGAAGTGTACAAAATCAGGTTCCGTCGAGCCAAATGCCTACACTGACAACCAACAATCAAGCggcatttaggcaagaaatggatgcaagcaaccacgATATGGTTGGTGTACTTACTCGAGAGATGGGCTCAATTTTTTCTCCCTTAATAACAAATCTTAATAGGACTAACCAAGATAATGTCCAAACATACCAACGATTGTCTGCAAAACTGGGGCATATAGCATATTTCCTAGGAGCCCCTCAAACTTCTACTCGACGCAGGACCAACCAGGTTGTAATCCAGGAGGAAGAAACCAATTATAGAACAAGTTCGACCACCTAGACAAAGGCCTGGTGAAAGGATCCCGGGGGCAGGGAAAGAACGACAAACCCAGAGAACTGACGCTATTCGACAAGAAATTCTTGAAGAACAGCCTAGGGTAGTTGTGGTTAATAGGGAGCAAATTGCAGACGAAGTGATTAACAGGGTTAGGAAAAATAACAAGACGATGAAAAATAACTTAACAACCCTAATAGAGAGGATTATGGCTAATAACAACCTCaacactggacttcgacgtcccaATTATACCTCCCCTGTAGTAGATTTTATCCTGCAAAAAGAACTACCAAGAGGCTCTAAAGTGCCTAAGTTTACGAAAttttcaggggatactagtgaatctACTGTAGAACACATAGCCCGATACTTAACTGAGGCAGGAGATTTAGCAAATAGCAAAAATTTAagaatcaaatattttcctagttcACTAACAAAAAATGCATTCACTTGGTTCaccactttgccaccaaattccaTAGATACTTGATCTCATATAGAAAGAATTTTCCCTCCAATTCTCTGGAACATCACCGTTCTTGCTGCAGGCCCAGCCGTTGTGCCTTCTGTTGCAACATATTCTCAAAATCAATGGAACATTTCTGGTCTTGCTACCGTCACATCACGAGTTTCCTCCGTAGCAGCAATGGATTCGCCCTTAGCGCCTGGTGCCGAGCCTTTTTGCAGCAACAGTTTGCTTGAAGACCTACTGCGGCTGCAGCAGTTGGTTTCTTCGATTAAATTGGACATTAATAAGGATGATATGGTGTTCTGGCAGGCTGAACCAGAGGGAATCTTTTCGGTTAAATCTTGTTATAATCTGATCAATGTAACCATATTCTGTATGGTCCTATGGGCGAATTTGATAAGGCTTTTTCTTTTGTTTGGAAGACGGATGTTCATATGAAGATTAGAGCTTTTAGTTGGAGGAGTTTCATATATAGACTTCCCCCGAGAGGAGCTTTATCAAAAAGAGGTATTATATCTCAATCCAACTCTTCTTGTGTTTTTTGTTGCATAAGGGAGGAGTCTTTGGCTCATTTGTTTTTAACGTGTCATAATTAGGAATTAGTATGGAGGAGTATTGCATAATGGATTagttttgataagtacaaggcaACAGATATGAAGGAGAGTTTCTTGAATTGGTACTTTTATGGAAAAAAGGATAAAGTTGGAAAGGGTAAGGAGGGAGTGGTATAATTGGCGGTTGTTTGGTCTCTTTGGACGGTTAGGAACAGAATCATCTTTAGGGGAGATACCTGGAACATATCTGATATAGTTTGGGGGATAAAAGCGTTAGTTTAGCGATGGGCTTTTGTGGGGAAAATTATACagcccaattgtaatttttacgagttTAGTAGGTTACTGTTTTACTATTTGTCGTAAGAGGCAATTGGCGTTTAATTTTCCTTCTTGTGCTTTTTAGTCGGGTCTTTTTTTGTATCTTGTTTCGAGAACTCTGGTTCTCTGATTAATATATTCCTTGCTTAAAAAAAAGACACCTCATCATATGAAAAAGAGACAATTGACCATATTCAACAACGTTGggctttaagtttttttttttttttttgcaaatggtTGAAAAGCAAAATCTACAACAACACCAAATGAGAATGGTTGAAGAGCATAAGCACCAAGAAAACAAATAAATGTTGTCAAAATAAAAGTGAAGGAAGAAAAATTATACATGAAATATTATGACTTGTGgttgaatattttgtttttgttgcatGAAGAAATATTATGACTTCTTAGTACAAGATAATATGATTTTGATGTATGACTTTTTTGGTATTAGATAATATGATTTTGATGTAAGACTTATATATGATGATGGTAGAATGTATTTGATTTGGTTGTACATTTGGTTTATGAatgatttttatataaaattatttagtttaatgatttttttaaatattattaaaaaataaatagagttCTTTTACACACGTTATAAGGTATTTGTTTATTGAATGTCTAGATTCAGCGGTTTACACAAATATTTGGTTGAATAAAATAAGgtgtaattgaaattaaataaaatataataatcatgTTTTACATCCGGGATGACTAAAATAGGGTGTATTATACCATATTTTTACACCTTATTTAAggaaaatagggtgtaaatttgTTGATATTCATATTAAGCATTATATATTTTACATCCGATTTTTATCAAATGGGGTATAAATTTGTTTGATTTAAATGTATATATGTAAAAATTTACATTCGTTTTCTATTAAAAATGGTATAACATATATACCATGTATTTAGACTCGTTTTAAAACAAATGTAAATTCATTAAATATTTCCCACTCGTTGAATTTGCATCCTAAAATATCGGATGTAAATTGTATAAATAACAAACGTAAATTACTCTTTTTATACTAGgtatttagttattattattctaaattttttattttgtgcTTCTAGTAATGTTgttttaccattttttaataacattttatatttattcttggataatcataaataacattaacataaataattgaataaatctATTATCATTAAGACATTAtctatttaaaaatacaaaattcttACATCTAAAATTATTCAATTCtaagataaaatattttaaacatttacaaataaaaacataaattgtATATCTAAACATATGAAACCATAACATCAAAATTTCAAATGCTAACAAGTAGTCTTTAGCCGTGTCTAATCATACGAAGGTCTTGAAACAATCTAACAAGTCCACCTAAATACTAAGTTAACAAACGAGCAGTTGTGGGTCCTCTCCAAATATATCAATACACAGTCTCTTGAGCACAAGAACTTGTAAAAGAGGAAGTTGATTTAAGAGAACCTTGTGGTTGAGATTCTTCTTGTTGGAATAGATCCCCACCGATTGTGTCTCTATAGAAGAATGAAGATTATCTTGATTCGAGGGATTTTGAAAAATCTTTGAAAATGAAATTCGAAGTTGCTACCTTCTTAACATATCAAAGTGGTCGAGGCttgaattgaaggagatatgattGAATCAACAAATATCTGATTGAAATAGAAGAGATTTGGTGGTCGAAATTCGCAAGAATCAAAAGTTGATTCCAATAGGCAGTGTCATTGTTCCGTTTAGGAACCAAAATTGATaatgataattcttaatatggTGGTACAAGCTGCTTTGATGTGGTTGTATGAATGAACCTACAAAATTAGCACTCTAAAGACAAGTCATTGAGCGTTCACGCGGTGAGTTATATTTAATGGGTGAAAATTTTATCTACGCATTATTGGGCGTGCAATCTGTCTAAAACAACATTTTTTTAACACTCTATCAAACACTCACTCTTTTATTATGGAGAATCACATGTGGCTCATACCTTAGAAACTAATGATGAAGCCCACAAATCTACTAAGATATAATTTCCTAGAAGTGAAAATActcttataatttaaataatgcaTGTGTATagaatttcaataaaaaatgcatcAAAAATAGATTTCTAAATAGATAAAGCACCAAATGCCAAATCATAATTAGACAACCTATAATCTTAGACATGCCCCCAACGaagtaaaaatctaaaaaacacaaagcAAGATGCCATAGCATCCAAGCCACCTAAAATTCAAATACCTAAGCATGTCTACAAGCTTACAAGTCGCAATTTGATAAGAAAGCGACTCTAATGAATCAgaacacatcctaagaaataccATAAGTGGAGGGAAGGACATGCGGCCAAAAAAGGTTCTATAGAAGACTCCACTTAAATTCATGACAAAAATTAAAACGCCAACAAAAGCATGATATTTTTTtctaagagaacaaagaaaattttatttttcctcCACAAACAATAAAACGTAGATATTTTAATCCAAAGCTCTAAACTTGTATTTTTCAATTCTTTCACTCACCTAATAGttcaatttttataaatttaaaacataaaaataaaaaatatgtaattATTGATATGATATATATAAATTAtgtaagaaaagaaaaacaaggaCCTCTTATTATTTAACCATATTACAAGCACATATATTAATATATGAGAAATAATTCTCCACACTTACAACATAATACCAAAAACACACATGAAATAAGGTtcttatttaacatatatataaaagACTAAAGCATATAGAGCTTGGAACGTAGGAACTAGCTCTATATTATAGTCTATGATACTTGAACCATAATATGAATGATTACTTAATACTTACTGGCTGATATGGTGAGGGCGTCTTGCAAGGTATGCTCTAGGGCATAAGGTTCGTTCTCACCTTCAGAGGGATTTGCAGAGTTATTAGCGTTCCAGAGAAAAACACCAGGGAGTTTTGAGGTTTGTAGGAGTTTTACGCAGCCATCAATGAAATTATGTTGTGTAATCTTAACATTCTTAGTGTCAATTGGGTCGGTGCTAATTCCAGGAAGGACTTTATCAGAACCGTAGTCTTTTATTAAATTGTTATATATCTCTACAAAGGCCTCAGTTGTGGATATGATTTTTTCTTGATTGTAGAATTGGTAGTCAACCCAATTGATATCATCTTTGTTTGCCTTAAACAAATCGCGGTAGTAGGGTTCATTTTTCTCAGATGGAGCAATGGATACAAGCTTAATATTTAGGTCAAGATCGTTCTTGAGTTGTGTTATAACTCGACCTATGCACTTAACAAATAGGTCGTTACTAGTTTTGATAGTTTGATAATTAATGTCAATGCCATCAATTATGATACCGCTAGTATTCTTGTATTTTCCGATGAGCTCTTTGAGTGATTTTACAGCCTTTTTAATCCATGAATATTCCTCAACAGGATCAAATGGAGTT from Vicia villosa cultivar HV-30 ecotype Madison, WI linkage group LG4, Vvil1.0, whole genome shotgun sequence encodes the following:
- the LOC131599585 gene encoding chitinase 2-like → MSKLIFREYIGVNQSSTSLSDFPTEIIDTENFEFHFILGFASEQYDKNGKGIGVFTETWDVDYFGPDKVEDFKKNNPNVKVVISIGGRDVETPFDPVEEYSWIKKAVKSLKELIGKYKNTSGIIIDGIDINYQTIKTSNDLFVKCIGRVITQLKNDLDLNIKLVSIAPSEKNEPYYRDLFKANKDDINWVDYQFYNQEKIISTTEAFVEIYNNLIKDYGSDKVLPGISTDPIDTKNVKITQHNFIDGCVKLLQTSKLPGVFLWNANNSANPSEGENEPYALEHTLQDALTISASKY